Below is a genomic region from Fusobacterium canifelinum.
TTCCCTCTTTAGTTGCAATCAAAATTCTTTTAAGTCTATTTAGTAAAAGTTCTTTTAAAGTTACTGCTTTTTCTTCAATTTTTCTTACTTCTGTTTTTGTTTTTTTACAAATTAAGATATTCATTAGTAAAAAAATAAGTCCAAGAAAGACTCCAGGAAGTACTCCTGCTAAAAATAATTCTGGTACTGGAGTGTTTGTTGTAGCACCATAAAGAACAAAAGATAAACTAGGAGGGATAATTGGTCCTACAATTCCACCAAAACAAACTAAAGTTGCAGCATATTCAGATGAATACCCTTTCTTTTTCATTTCAGGAATCATCATTCCACCAATAGCAGAAGTTGTTGCCATTCCTGAACCAGATAATGCACCAAAAAACATACATGCAAGGATTGTAACACAACCTAAAGCTCCTGTAACGAAATCAATTAATGCTGAAGCAAAATTAACTATCCTTTTGGCAATTCCGCCAGTGGACATTATTAATCCTGCTAACATAAAGAAAGGAATTGCCATAACTGTAAAAGAATTAATTCCTGAAAAACAGTACTGTGCATTAACAACCATATTTAAGTTAGAACAAAAATACATAGAAATCATTGTTGCTCCACCAATAGCAAAGCCAACTGGAACTCCTATCGCTAACATAATAAATAATACTATGAATAAAACTAAAAAAGTCATTCTTCTTCCCCCCCTTTCCTAAGGGTAGTGAAAGTATCTTTTATAATTATCAAATTTCTAATCATCATAATAAAACAACCTAAAACTACTGATAAGTATCCCCATGACATACTAATTTTTATCCCTGCAAAAAAGATTTGAGATTGTGAAATAACTAATTCAAGTCCATAATATGCAGTTACTGCACAAATTCCAAATATAATAAGTTCTGACAATATATCACATAAACATTTTAATTTAGGAGAAACTTTATCTATAAACATTGTTATTTTTATATGTTCTTTTCTTTTTGCTCCAATACTAATTCCAAGCCAAGAAATCCAAACAAATAAAAATTTTCCTAGTTCCTCTGACCATGATAAAGAATTGTTAAAAATATAACGCATTATAACTTGTATAAAAATGATAAGAACCATTAGAGCAAACATTCCTACTAAAATAACTTCTTCTGATCTATCTAAAAATTGAACAATTTTATTTTTCTTCATAAATTTTTCTCCCTCTAATTTTTAGGAACAGTTTCAAGCCATTTATCAACAACTTCATCCCCAACTTTTTTTCTCCATTTATCATATACAGGTTTTACTTTTTCTTGAAAAGCCTTAACTTCATCAGGAGTTAGTTCCTCAACAGTAGCTCCTTCTGATTTAAATCTTTCTATATATTTTAACTCATTTGCTCTTTCTTCTTCTCTTTGTTTTTTAGCAACTTCATGAACACTTTCTTCCAATATTTGTCTTAAATCTTCTGGAAGTGAATTAATCCAATCTAATGAGCAAACAATTGGAAATGGAGAACTTGCATGGTTTGTTAAAGTAATATATGGAGCAATTTTATGTAAAGAAAAATCATTAAAAACACCTAAAGAGTGATCTAAAGCATCTATCGTACCTTGAGAAAGAGAGGTAATAACTTCACCCCAAGACATTGGAGTAGGATTAGCTCCCATTGCTTGCCACATATCAACATTTAATTCATTCTGTGCAATTCTTATTTTTTGCCCTTTTAAATCATCAGAGTTATGATAATTTCTTTTTACACTTGCCACTTGTCTCATTCCATTGTAGTACATATCAATACAATAGTATCCTTGTTTCTTTAAATATTCATTAAATAGTTCCAAACCTCCATTTTCAAATGTTCCTTTTACCCAATCATCGTAAGTAGGATACAAATAAGGTAAATCTATACATGCAGATTCAGGACCTGCTGCTGCAGTAATAGCTGCTGACAAATCAAACATCATTGTAACAGTCCCTAATTTAACTCCTGCAACTAAATCTGGTGTATCCCCTAATTGCCCATCAGGATAAACTTCAACTTGAAATTTTCCAGGAGCTTTTTCTTCTAATATCTTTCCTAATTCGACACTCCAAACATTAGTTGAACGCGAACTTGAATCTGTACTTCCTATTTTTATTACAATAGGCAAATTTGAATCCTCTTTTTTAGATTCTGATGGTCTACATGAAATAAAAGTAAATAGAGATAAAATGATGACTAATAATAAAGAAATTTTTTTTAACATAACATCCTCCTATAAATTTATAATCTTATTAATATTTTTTATATTTTAAACAACATTCATAAAAA
It encodes:
- a CDS encoding TRAP transporter large permease, which encodes MTFLVLFIVLFIMLAIGVPVGFAIGGATMISMYFCSNLNMVVNAQYCFSGINSFTVMAIPFFMLAGLIMSTGGIAKRIVNFASALIDFVTGALGCVTILACMFFGALSGSGMATTSAIGGMMIPEMKKKGYSSEYAATLVCFGGIVGPIIPPSLSFVLYGATTNTPVPELFLAGVLPGVFLGLIFLLMNILICKKTKTEVRKIEEKAVTLKELLLNRLKRILIATKEGIWALLSPTIILGGIYSGIFTPTEAACISVVYSAFVSYFIYKDLNLKALYNTLLDAAVLNGITSFLLGYSTVFSTFMTFEKVPQMISTFLTTISSNPFVVLFFINLILLFIGLFLDTVPAIIVMAPMLLPTVKALGINPVHFGVVMAVNLAIGLCTPPYGCNLFVGAAVAKIKLDSMFKLIIPFFIAAIFALVIITYVPWLSLVFIK
- a CDS encoding TRAP transporter small permease, with translation MKKNKIVQFLDRSEEVILVGMFALMVLIIFIQVIMRYIFNNSLSWSEELGKFLFVWISWLGISIGAKRKEHIKITMFIDKVSPKLKCLCDILSELIIFGICAVTAYYGLELVISQSQIFFAGIKISMSWGYLSVVLGCFIMMIRNLIIIKDTFTTLRKGGEEE
- a CDS encoding TRAP transporter substrate-binding protein is translated as MLKKISLLLVIILSLFTFISCRPSESKKEDSNLPIVIKIGSTDSSSRSTNVWSVELGKILEEKAPGKFQVEVYPDGQLGDTPDLVAGVKLGTVTMMFDLSAAITAAAGPESACIDLPYLYPTYDDWVKGTFENGGLELFNEYLKKQGYYCIDMYYNGMRQVASVKRNYHNSDDLKGQKIRIAQNELNVDMWQAMGANPTPMSWGEVITSLSQGTIDALDHSLGVFNDFSLHKIAPYITLTNHASSPFPIVCSLDWINSLPEDLRQILEESVHEVAKKQREEERANELKYIERFKSEGATVEELTPDEVKAFQEKVKPVYDKWRKKVGDEVVDKWLETVPKN